The sequence TGGCCCGCCACCGCGGCGGCTTCACCCCCTTCGCCGCCGACCTCTCCGCCGTCGAGGGCGTGGGCCCGGGCAGCGAGGTCGAGATCGTGGTCCGCGCCCGCGACCCGCACGACGTCCCGCAGGCGCGCGGCAAGCAGTCCACCTGGTTCCGCCCCACCCACGCCAACTACCACCGCACCACCGGCATCTGGCAGACCGTCTGGCTCGAGGGCGTCCCGGCCGACGAGATCCGCGCGCTGCGGATCCTGCCCTCCCTGGCCGGGCGCTCCTTCGCGGTGACCGCCCCGCTGGCCCGCAGCACCCGCGGCACCCGCCTCGAGGTGGTCGCCGCCGTGCCCGGCGGGGGAGAGGTCGCCCGGGCACAGGTGCGCGCCGATCTCGATCTCGCGCCCGCGGTGCAGCTGGTGATCCCGGAGGACGCCGTGCGGATCTGGGGCCCCGGCGCCCCCGAGCTCTACGCCGTCACCGCGCGCCTGCTCGCCGCGGACGGCACCGTGCTCGACGAGGTCCGCTCCTATGCGGGGCTGCGCGCCACGACCCTGCGCGATCACGAGTTCCGGCTCAACGGCGAGAAGGTCTTCCAGCGCCTGGTGCTCGACCAGGGCTACTGGGAGGACTCGTTCATGACCGCCCCGACCGACGAGGCGCTCACCACCGACATCCGCCTCGCGCTCGAGGCCGGGTTCAACGGGGCGCGCCTGCACCAGAAGGTGTTCGACCAGCGCATGTTGTTCTGGGCCGATCTGCACGGCTACCTCGTCTGGGGCGAGTTCGGCGACTGGGGCGTCTCCGGCCGCGGGCCGACGGGGGACAACCAGCAGCCCACCGCCTCCTTCATCGGCCAGTGGGTCGAGGCCGTCGAGCGCGACCTCAGCCACCCCAGCATCATCGGCTGGTGCCCGCTGAACGAGACCCACCAGGTCATGCACGACCGCCTCACCCAGCTCGATGACGTCACCCAGGCGATGTACGACGCGACCAAGCTCGCCGATCCCAGCCGCCCCGTGCTCGACGCCTCGGGCTACTCCCACCGGGTGCGCGGGGCCGACGTCTACGACTCCCACTCCTATGAGCAGGACGTCGAACGCTTCCGCGCCGAGCAGTCGGGCCTGGCCGAGGGGGAGCCCTTCGCGAACCGGCGCGAGCTCGCCCCGGACGAGATGCCCTTCGCCGACGGCGCCTTCTCCCTGCCCTATGCCGGCCAGCCCTACTTCGTCTCCGAGTACGGCGGGATCTGGTGGAACGCGCAGGAGGCCCGCGAGGCGGCGGAGGCCGAGCGGGCCGGGAACAATGCCGCGCAGTCCTGGGGCTACGGCCAGCGGGTGCGCAGCGAGGAGGAGCTCTACGAGCGGTTCGAGGGCCTCACCCGGGTGCTGCTCGAGGATCCGCTGATGTTCGGCTACTGCTACACCCAGCTCACCGACGTCTTCCAGGAGAAGAACGGCGTGGTGGACTTCGCCCGCGGCCGCAAGCTCGACCTCGCCCGCCTCCGCGCGATCCAGCAGCAGGCGGCGGCCTACGAGACAGGGGACTGAGCGCCGCCGGCCGAGCCCGGGGCGGGGCGCGCGGGATAATCCCGTGACGCCCCGCCCCGGGCGGGCCACGATGGGAGCATGATCGATCGGAACCGGCTGTGGGACGCGCAGGCCGCCGCCGAGTACGACACCCCCGGCGAGGGCATGTTCGCGCCCGAGGTGCTGGAGCCGACGGTCGCGACCCTCGCCGCGCTCGCCGCCGGCGGGCCCGCGCTCGAGCTCGCGATCGGCACCGGCCGGGTCGCACTCCCGCTGCGCGGGGCCGGCGTGCCGGTCACCGGCATCGAGCTCTCCCCGCCGATGATCGCGCGGCTGCGCGAGAAGGCCGACGCCACGCGCCTCCCCGTCGTCGAGGGGGACATGACCACGGCGAGCGCCGGGGAGGGATTCACCCTCGCCTACCTGGTCTTCGACACCCTCGCGAACCTGCTCACCCAGGAGGAGCAGGTGGCCTGCTTCTGCAACGCCGCCCGGCAGCTGGCCCCGGGCGGCTGCTTCGTCATCGAGCTGTGGGTGCCGCAGCTGCGCTCGCTCGCCCCGGGCCATGGCGGCACCGTCGAGGTCTCCGAGCCCGGATATCTTCTGGTCGACACCTATGACGCGCTCGCCCAGCAGGTCGTCTCCCACCATCTGCGCTTCGATCCGGCCGTCGACGGCGCCCGCACCGCCCGGATCACCCGGACGCCGCACCGCTACGTATGGCCGGCCGAGCTCGACCTGATG comes from Brachybacterium faecium DSM 4810 and encodes:
- a CDS encoding beta-galactosidase/beta-glucuronidase (PFAM: Glycosyl hydrolases family 2, TIM barrel domain; Glycosyl hydrolases family 2, sugar binding domain), translated to MTAQTADLPEPLPALFARADELATLLDAPHGSDEDVPRPEHPRPQLQRPAWRNLNGSWQFEIDQGDTGRERGLLERDLSGTITVPFAPETAASGIGDRDFLEAVWYRRTLTIPADWDGLRPILRFEAVDHDATVWANGVEVARHRGGFTPFAADLSAVEGVGPGSEVEIVVRARDPHDVPQARGKQSTWFRPTHANYHRTTGIWQTVWLEGVPADEIRALRILPSLAGRSFAVTAPLARSTRGTRLEVVAAVPGGGEVARAQVRADLDLAPAVQLVIPEDAVRIWGPGAPELYAVTARLLAADGTVLDEVRSYAGLRATTLRDHEFRLNGEKVFQRLVLDQGYWEDSFMTAPTDEALTTDIRLALEAGFNGARLHQKVFDQRMLFWADLHGYLVWGEFGDWGVSGRGPTGDNQQPTASFIGQWVEAVERDLSHPSIIGWCPLNETHQVMHDRLTQLDDVTQAMYDATKLADPSRPVLDASGYSHRVRGADVYDSHSYEQDVERFRAEQSGLAEGEPFANRRELAPDEMPFADGAFSLPYAGQPYFVSEYGGIWWNAQEAREAAEAERAGNNAAQSWGYGQRVRSEEELYERFEGLTRVLLEDPLMFGYCYTQLTDVFQEKNGVVDFARGRKLDLARLRAIQQQAAAYETGD
- a CDS encoding methyltransferase family protein (PFAM: Methyltransferase domain), with product MIDRNRLWDAQAAAEYDTPGEGMFAPEVLEPTVATLAALAAGGPALELAIGTGRVALPLRGAGVPVTGIELSPPMIARLREKADATRLPVVEGDMTTASAGEGFTLAYLVFDTLANLLTQEEQVACFCNAARQLAPGGCFVIELWVPQLRSLAPGHGGTVEVSEPGYLLVDTYDALAQQVVSHHLRFDPAVDGARTARITRTPHRYVWPAELDLMAQLAGFSLESRWADWEGTAFTADSRSHVSVYRLPAPSAPALETLER